The genomic DNA ATGAACCGAGCAACGAAATGAATTCTCCGTCCTTGATGTCGAGGGATATGTCTTTCAGTACTTTTGTCGCGCCGTAGGATTTTTGGATGTTGTCGATGGTTATGGAAGCCATAATTCGCTCCTACAAAGGTTGATGATGGGATTGGGCAACCGTCTGATACAGGGCGTATGTTGAAGGAAGCACAAGGCGGGGCTCCTTCAGATTGTCCGGGTATTGCGTCGCATTGTTGGTCAGCCAGCAGGCGTCGATGCCTGCGGCGATGGCCCCGGCAATGTCCGTGGCGGGCGTGTCCCCGACCATGAGGCATTCCGAAGGCGTGACTCCGAGCGTGTCGAGGATGTGCTGAAAGGCATAGCCTTCCGGCTTGGTGACGGCCTGGGGCTTCCGCCCGGTCACAGCTTCGACGGCGGCGGCCAGCGATCCGGTTTCCGGTTCGCGCATCCCGTCGTCTCTCGGATGATAAAGATCCATATTGGTGCTGTAGAATTCCGCCCCTTGCTGCACGTGTCTGGCGCAGTGGCGCAGGGTGTCCATGGAAAAGGCCGTGTCGCGTCCGAGCAGCATGATGGTGCACGCGTTCTCACTGTGAATCGGAATGCAGGTGTGGCCGAACGATTCAATTTCGCGCACGAGACTTTTTGTTCCCGCCACGCACACGCTCGTCCCGCCAAAACGTTGCAGCAGGTGGATTCCCGTTATGGTGGACGCCAGGAAAATCTGTTCGCGCTTTACGCTAATCCCCATTCCCCGCAGTTTGTCCTGCATGGAGCGCGGAGAATGAGTGGAGTTGTTGCTCAAAAAGGCGATGCGTTTTCCCTGGTTCTTCAGCAACGATACAAGCTCGGAAGCACCGGGGGCAACGGTTTCTCCGAAATGAATGCACCCGTCGAGATCGAATATATATGTTGAATATTTTGAAAAATTATTTTTCATTGCGGAAATTCCAGAGGCGTTGTTCGCTCATGGCCAGTGCGTCCACCCCCGCATCCAGCATGGACCGAACCTCGTGTTCGTGCCTGATGAGTCCTGCGGCGAACAGGGGGACGTTTAGCAACGCCTTGAATTGTCCTGCAATGGAGGGGACCAGGCCGGGCATGAGTTCAACCGCGTCCGGCTTGACGGATTCTATGTTTCGAATGCCGGTGTGCAGAGCTTGGGTGTCGATGAGGAAAATCTGCAATATGGTGGTCACCCCGAGGTCCCTTGCCGCCGCGAGAAGGTGGGGCTTGGTTGAGACAATGCCGTTCAAAGGACCTTGCTCCACCAGAAACGCTATCCCTTCCTGATCGCGCCCCAGTCCTTTCACCAGTTCGGCGTGGAAGAAAATGTGCTTGTCCGCCTCATAGGCCTGACGGGCCAGGTCCCGTACAAGGGAGACGGTGCCTCCCATCATGAAAATGGTGGAGACTTCACTTTTCAGCGCGAGCTGAAATTCTTTTTCCGTCCGTACCGCGGCGATGATCGGCCGCTTGGTAAATGTCTTGAATTTCAAGGTGTAATACTCCAGAGGCAGGAAGGAGGGTGTTTCCCTCCTCCCTGTAGTGGGGTGTTAGCGGGGAAGGAGGGCCTGCACTTTGTGCGCGACGTCCTTGAGAACACCATCGGCGTCGGTGGTCTTCCCGGTGGCCAGGCTCTCCATGCCTTCATAGATCACATCGGTGATCTTCAGACCGTTTGCACCAGGGAAGGCATACCAGCCGGTCATAAGGGGCAGGCTTTTGACGGCGGTAAGGTTGTTCGGATTCTTTTCGTAGAATTCCTTGAGGTTTTTTACAGCCAGTTGGTTGGCGGGCATGTAGCCGGTGTAGCGAGCGACGATTTCCGCGCCTTCGGGACCGCACCAGAACTTGATGACGCGCCAAGCCGCTTCCTGCTTCTCTTTGTCCTTGGTGAGCATGAGGACGCCGTTTCCGCCTGCGGGCAGGGTTCCGCCGGGTTTGACGCTCGGGAAAGGAACGGTTTTCAATTCGAACAGGCCGCCGATGCTCTTGTTGAAAGCGGCCAAGGTAGAGGTGGAGGTGAAGTAGCAACCTGTTTTGCCGGTGACGAAGTTCGTCTTGGAAGCCTTGCGGCTGCTGTTGGGCTGCTTGCCCTTGGTAATCATGTCGCGGAAGGTGTTCATGGCCCATTTACCTTCCGGGCCGTCAAAGGCGACTTTTTTCTCGTCGGGAGTCAGCATGGCGCCGCCCTGGGAGAAGACAAGGGCCTGGAAAAGCCAGTTTCCGGTGATACCGTAATCGAAAAACATGCCGTCCACTTCGTCGCCGAGGGCGTCCACCTTGGCGGCGTAAGCGATGACCTCGTCCCAGGTCTTGGGAAGAGTTTCTTCCGTGTAGCCGGCCTTTCTGGCCAGATCCATGTTGTAATAGGCGATGGGCAGAGAGATGGCGAAGGGCAGGGCGTAGATATCGTTTTTGAACCGGCCCGAATTAATCATGCCTTCGTGGAAGCCTTCGGCGCTGATATCTTTTTCCTGCTTGATGAATCGTCCCAGGGGCTGGGCGATCCCACGGTCCACGAAAATGCGGAAACGGTTGAGGCCCTGGAAGGTGATGTCCGGCGTGTTGCCGGTCATGGCCTGGCGCAACACGTTCTGGGTCGCATCTTCATAGCTGTCGTAAGTCGAACGGATTTCCACGTGGATATCCGGATTTTTCGCCTCGAACGCTTCGATGATGCGGTTGTGCACCTCGCTAAACATGAAAGCGTAGGGGTATTCCAGGGTAATGGTGGTTTTGGCGAACGCGTTTTGGGCCAGGAGGCAGGTCACGAGACATGCCGCAATGAGTACAAATCTTTTCATGAGGTTCTCCGATTTGAGGTCTAAACGTTTTTCAAGCAGACGGACTAACCCTTCAGCCCTGCCTGCATGGCGATACCTTTGATGAATTTTTCCTGAGCGGCCAAAAAGCCCACGACGAGAGGCGCGATGATGACGGTGGCCGCGGCCATGAGCGCGCCATAGTCGTTGCCCGCTTCGTCGTTGGCGAAGAAGCTGACGCCGAGCGGCGGGGTATAGGTGTGCTTGCTGCTCAGGACGATCAGGGGCCAAAAATAATCGTTCCAGTGAGCGACAACGGAGATGATGCCGAAGGCCGTAAGGGCCGGAACGGCCATGGGAACCATGAGGCGCCAAATAATGCTGAATTCGCTCATGCCGTCCAGGCGCGCGGCGTCGAGGATTTCATCCGAAACGGTGAGAAAGAACTGGCGCATCAGGAAGATGCCCAGAACGGATATGGTCCAGGGGATGATGAGCGCGCTGTACGAGTCCAATGCGCCAAGCTTCCAGAGGAGCAGGTACACCGGAATGGATATGGCCTGCGCCGGGATCAGCAGCCCCACCAGGATAAGGGTGAACAGCAGTTTTTTCCCTTTGAAGTCCAGTTTTGCCAAGGCGTAGGCGCACGGCGTGGCGATGCAGGCTTGGAGCACGAAAATGGCGCTGGTCACGATGGCTCCGTTTATCATGAACGTCAGCAAGGGCT from Pseudodesulfovibrio thermohalotolerans includes the following:
- a CDS encoding carbohydrate ABC transporter permease, whose amino-acid sequence is MKTKHFRWQPFLRHAILLSGACIMLVPFVWMFLASLRPPEEIFNSGFQLLPERWYVIENYSKAFTAQPLLTFMINGAIVTSAIFVLQACIATPCAYALAKLDFKGKKLLFTLILVGLLIPAQAISIPVYLLLWKLGALDSYSALIIPWTISVLGIFLMRQFFLTVSDEILDAARLDGMSEFSIIWRLMVPMAVPALTAFGIISVVAHWNDYFWPLIVLSSKHTYTPPLGVSFFANDEAGNDYGALMAAATVIIAPLVVGFLAAQEKFIKGIAMQAGLKG
- a CDS encoding HAD-IIA family hydrolase → MKNNFSKYSTYIFDLDGCIHFGETVAPGASELVSLLKNQGKRIAFLSNNSTHSPRSMQDKLRGMGISVKREQIFLASTITGIHLLQRFGGTSVCVAGTKSLVREIESFGHTCIPIHSENACTIMLLGRDTAFSMDTLRHCARHVQQGAEFYSTNMDLYHPRDDGMREPETGSLAAAVEAVTGRKPQAVTKPEGYAFQHILDTLGVTPSECLMVGDTPATDIAGAIAAGIDACWLTNNATQYPDNLKEPRLVLPSTYALYQTVAQSHHQPL
- a CDS encoding ABC transporter substrate-binding protein — encoded protein: MKRFVLIAACLVTCLLAQNAFAKTTITLEYPYAFMFSEVHNRIIEAFEAKNPDIHVEIRSTYDSYEDATQNVLRQAMTGNTPDITFQGLNRFRIFVDRGIAQPLGRFIKQEKDISAEGFHEGMINSGRFKNDIYALPFAISLPIAYYNMDLARKAGYTEETLPKTWDEVIAYAAKVDALGDEVDGMFFDYGITGNWLFQALVFSQGGAMLTPDEKKVAFDGPEGKWAMNTFRDMITKGKQPNSSRKASKTNFVTGKTGCYFTSTSTLAAFNKSIGGLFELKTVPFPSVKPGGTLPAGGNGVLMLTKDKEKQEAAWRVIKFWCGPEGAEIVARYTGYMPANQLAVKNLKEFYEKNPNNLTAVKSLPLMTGWYAFPGANGLKITDVIYEGMESLATGKTTDADGVLKDVAHKVQALLPR
- a CDS encoding glycerol-3-phosphate responsive antiterminator, which translates into the protein MKFKTFTKRPIIAAVRTEKEFQLALKSEVSTIFMMGGTVSLVRDLARQAYEADKHIFFHAELVKGLGRDQEGIAFLVEQGPLNGIVSTKPHLLAAARDLGVTTILQIFLIDTQALHTGIRNIESVKPDAVELMPGLVPSIAGQFKALLNVPLFAAGLIRHEHEVRSMLDAGVDALAMSEQRLWNFRNEK